The Celeribacter marinus genome window below encodes:
- a CDS encoding cytochrome c oxidase subunit I encodes MADAAIHGHGHEDNRGFFTRWFMSTNHKDIGILYLFTAAAVGFISVCFTVFMRLELMEPGVQYMCMEGLLANPCTPNGHLWNVMITYHGVLMMFFVVIPALFGGFGNYFMPLQIGAPDMAFPRLNNLSYWLFVTGVGLGVASMLAPGGNGQSGSGVGWVLYPPLSTNEGGYSMDLAIFAVHVSGASSILGAINMITTFLNMRAPGMTLFKVPLFAWSIFVTSWLILLSLPVLAGAITMLLTDRNFGTQFFQPGGGGDPILYQHILWFFGHPEVYIVVLPGFGLVSHIIATFSRKSVFGYLPMVWALIAIGVLGFVVWAHHMYTVGLSLSQQSYFMLATMVIAVPTGVKIFSWIATMWGGSVEFKTPMLFAFGFLILFTIGGVTGIVLSQPGVDRAYHDTYYVVAHFHYTMSMGAAFTIFAGIYFYIGKMSGRQYPEFFGKVHFWMFFVGVNLTFFPQHFLGRQGMPRRYIDYPEAFAYWNYVSSWGALLSFASFLLFIGIVIYTLLAGKRITENNYWNEYADTLEWTLPCPPPEHTFETLPKQEEWDKGHAH; translated from the coding sequence ATGGCAGACGCAGCCATTCACGGCCACGGGCACGAAGACAACCGCGGGTTCTTTACTCGTTGGTTCATGTCGACAAACCACAAGGATATCGGCATCCTTTATCTGTTCACAGCTGCGGCTGTGGGCTTCATCTCCGTTTGTTTCACGGTATTCATGCGCCTCGAGCTCATGGAACCCGGTGTTCAGTACATGTGTATGGAAGGCCTTTTGGCTAACCCGTGTACGCCAAACGGCCACCTTTGGAACGTTATGATCACCTATCACGGTGTTCTGATGATGTTCTTTGTGGTGATTCCTGCGCTGTTCGGCGGCTTTGGCAACTACTTCATGCCGCTGCAAATCGGTGCGCCGGACATGGCGTTCCCGCGCCTCAATAACCTGTCTTACTGGTTGTTCGTCACGGGCGTTGGCCTTGGCGTTGCATCCATGTTGGCACCGGGTGGTAACGGGCAAAGTGGCTCTGGTGTGGGCTGGGTGTTATATCCACCGCTCTCCACCAACGAGGGCGGCTATTCGATGGATCTCGCGATTTTCGCGGTCCACGTCTCTGGTGCCTCCTCCATCCTTGGTGCGATCAACATGATCACCACCTTCCTCAATATGCGCGCACCAGGCATGACATTGTTCAAAGTGCCGTTGTTTGCATGGTCGATCTTTGTAACATCTTGGTTGATCTTGTTGTCCTTGCCTGTTTTGGCTGGCGCAATCACCATGTTGCTCACCGACCGTAACTTTGGCACCCAGTTCTTCCAACCTGGTGGCGGCGGCGACCCGATCTTGTATCAGCACATCTTGTGGTTCTTTGGTCACCCTGAAGTGTACATCGTTGTTCTGCCCGGCTTTGGTCTGGTATCGCACATCATCGCAACCTTCTCGCGCAAATCTGTGTTTGGCTACCTGCCAATGGTTTGGGCGTTGATCGCGATTGGTGTTCTGGGCTTCGTCGTTTGGGCGCACCACATGTATACCGTTGGTCTGTCGCTCTCGCAGCAATCCTACTTTATGCTGGCCACGATGGTTATCGCGGTGCCAACAGGTGTTAAGATCTTCTCTTGGATCGCAACCATGTGGGGCGGCTCGGTTGAGTTCAAAACGCCAATGCTCTTTGCATTCGGGTTCTTGATCCTCTTCACCATCGGTGGCGTGACAGGCATCGTTCTGTCCCAACCTGGCGTAGACCGTGCATACCACGACACCTATTACGTTGTGGCGCACTTCCACTACACCATGTCGATGGGCGCAGCCTTTACCATCTTTGCGGGTATCTATTTCTACATCGGCAAGATGTCGGGACGCCAATACCCCGAGTTCTTCGGCAAAGTTCACTTCTGGATGTTCTTTGTTGGTGTGAACCTTACGTTCTTCCCACAACACTTCTTGGGTCGTCAGGGCATGCCACGTCGTTACATCGACTATCCTGAAGCTTTTGCTTACTGGAACTATGTCTCCTCATGGGGTGCGTTGCTTTCCTTTGCGTCTTTCCTGCTCTTTATCGGCATCGTGATTTACACGCTGCTCGCCGGAAAACGCATCACGGAAAACAATTACTGGAACGAGTACGCAGATACACTTGAGTGGACCCTGCCGTGCCCACCACCAGAGCACACGTTCGAGACACTTCCCAAGCAAGAAGAGTGGGACAAGGGTCACGCACACTAA
- a CDS encoding bleomycin resistance protein: protein MTDGHPTLIPELAVTDWQISRAFYCDLIGFDVAYARPEDGFAMLSLGAARLMIDQIGIGRTFEDQHLPTSPPFGRGMNLQIEVCALQPILDRLASAQYPLTLQPEQAWYRKGDEALGQRQFVVADPDGYLLRLFEPLGSRAATT, encoded by the coding sequence ATGACGGACGGCCACCCCACCCTTATTCCCGAACTTGCGGTGACCGATTGGCAGATCTCGCGCGCGTTTTATTGCGACCTGATCGGTTTCGATGTCGCCTATGCCCGCCCCGAGGACGGGTTTGCAATGCTGTCCCTTGGCGCGGCGCGTCTTATGATTGACCAGATCGGAATTGGTCGCACCTTTGAGGACCAGCACCTGCCAACCAGTCCGCCATTTGGACGCGGCATGAACCTACAAATCGAAGTTTGCGCGCTCCAACCGATCCTCGATCGTCTCGCGTCCGCACAGTATCCGCTCACCCTTCAGCCAGAGCAAGCATGGTATAGAAAGGGCGACGAGGCGTTGGGCCAACGTCAGTTTGTGGTCGCGGATCCAGACGGATATCTGCTTCGACTGTTTGAACCCTTGGGATCGCGTGCTGCGACCACCTGA
- a CDS encoding DUF2244 domain-containing protein, protein MPYRWTPAHHAPLPPASSETGGPLLRLDVWPHRSLPSKGFSAAIWLMFAAGLMPVIPFIGTTAFWILLACMMSVLTALWIALRKSDRDHLREEMLIWHDRITLTHWTAKGEKIEWSANPYWVRATLHPTAKIEQYLTLKGAGPDQTREVELGAFLSPEERTQLRDDLALVLDRVKTPAAPQ, encoded by the coding sequence ATGCCGTACCGTTGGACCCCTGCTCATCATGCGCCGTTGCCCCCTGCCTCGAGCGAGACAGGGGGGCCGCTCTTGCGTCTTGATGTCTGGCCGCATCGGTCGTTGCCGTCCAAGGGGTTTTCGGCAGCGATTTGGTTGATGTTTGCCGCCGGGCTGATGCCCGTGATCCCGTTTATAGGCACCACGGCGTTCTGGATTCTACTGGCCTGTATGATGAGTGTTCTCACAGCACTTTGGATTGCGTTGCGCAAATCGGATCGTGACCATCTACGCGAGGAAATGTTGATCTGGCATGACCGGATCACATTGACCCACTGGACGGCCAAAGGTGAAAAGATTGAATGGAGCGCCAATCCCTATTGGGTCAGAGCCACGCTGCACCCCACCGCAAAGATTGAACAGTATCTGACGCTCAAAGGTGCAGGTCCGGATCAAACGCGAGAGGTGGAACTCGGCGCGTTTCTAAGTCCCGAGGAACGCACCCAACTGCGCGACGATCTCGCCCTTGTTCTAGATCGTGTAAAAACGCCAGCCGCGCCGCAATAG
- a CDS encoding GatB/YqeY domain-containing protein, giving the protein MDMRDRINTALKTAMKEKDKERLSTLRLINAAIKDRDIAARGEGDDSGVEDSDVLQILGKMVKQRQESAKAFEEGGRIELADKERSEILIVEEFLPRQLDAKETETAIDAAIAETNAESIRDMGKVMGVLKAKYTGQLDFGAVGGKIKAKLG; this is encoded by the coding sequence ATGGATATGCGTGACCGGATCAACACCGCCCTCAAAACGGCGATGAAAGAGAAGGATAAGGAGCGGCTTTCCACGCTTCGACTGATCAATGCAGCCATCAAGGATCGCGATATCGCGGCGCGTGGCGAGGGCGACGACAGTGGGGTTGAAGACAGTGATGTCCTTCAAATCCTTGGGAAAATGGTAAAGCAACGCCAAGAGAGCGCTAAGGCGTTTGAAGAGGGCGGACGTATTGAGTTGGCCGATAAAGAGCGGTCGGAGATCCTCATTGTCGAAGAGTTTCTCCCGCGCCAATTGGATGCCAAAGAGACCGAAACCGCCATCGACGCGGCCATCGCCGAGACGAATGCAGAGAGCATACGCGACATGGGCAAGGTCATGGGCGTGTTGAAGGCCAAGTACACAGGCCAACTTGATTTTGGGGCCGTGGGTGGCAAGATCAAAGCCAAATTGGGCTAA
- the carA gene encoding glutamine-hydrolyzing carbamoyl-phosphate synthase small subunit has product MATGQSTQKPTACLALADGTIFYGMGFGATGTTTAELCFNTAMTGYQEIMTDPSYAGQVVTFTFPHIGNTGVNDEDDETADPVAAGMIVKWDPTLASNWRTQEELGPWLAKRGRIGMGGVDTRRLTRAIRQQGAPHVALAHDPDGNFDLEALVAQARAFSGLVGLDLAKDVTCAQSYKWDEMRWAWPDGYPKREGKGFKVVAVDFGAKRNILRCLASAGCDVTVLPASATAEDVLAHNPDGVFLSNGPGDPAATGVYAVPMIQGVLAKDIPVFGICLGHQMLALALGAQTIKMNHGHHGANHPVKDNDTGKVEITSMNHGFAVDAQTLPEGVRETHVSLFDGSNCGIKVDGKPVFSVQYHPEASPGPMDSYYLFERFAAAMAEREPA; this is encoded by the coding sequence ATGGCAACGGGTCAATCCACACAAAAGCCAACCGCGTGTTTAGCACTGGCCGACGGCACCATCTTTTACGGCATGGGGTTTGGCGCCACAGGCACAACCACCGCAGAGCTATGTTTTAACACCGCGATGACCGGCTACCAAGAAATCATGACCGATCCATCCTACGCCGGCCAAGTCGTCACATTCACCTTTCCGCACATCGGCAACACCGGTGTGAACGACGAGGATGACGAGACCGCCGACCCCGTTGCCGCCGGTATGATCGTCAAATGGGATCCAACCCTTGCCTCCAACTGGCGCACCCAAGAGGAACTCGGTCCGTGGCTCGCCAAACGCGGTCGTATTGGCATGGGTGGCGTTGACACCCGCCGTTTGACCCGCGCGATCCGCCAACAAGGCGCGCCACATGTGGCCCTCGCCCACGATCCCGATGGCAACTTTGACCTTGAGGCCCTTGTGGCACAGGCCCGCGCCTTCTCCGGTCTTGTCGGGCTTGATCTGGCCAAAGACGTGACATGCGCGCAGAGTTACAAATGGGACGAAATGCGGTGGGCGTGGCCGGACGGCTACCCCAAACGTGAAGGCAAAGGGTTCAAGGTTGTTGCCGTCGATTTCGGCGCAAAACGCAATATCCTACGCTGTTTGGCCTCCGCAGGGTGTGACGTCACTGTGTTGCCCGCATCCGCCACCGCCGAAGACGTTTTGGCCCATAATCCAGACGGCGTATTTTTGTCCAACGGTCCGGGCGATCCTGCGGCCACGGGCGTCTATGCCGTTCCGATGATTCAGGGCGTATTGGCCAAAGATATCCCTGTGTTCGGGATTTGTCTGGGTCACCAAATGCTTGCACTCGCTCTTGGCGCGCAGACAATCAAGATGAACCACGGCCACCACGGCGCAAACCACCCCGTCAAAGACAATGACACGGGCAAGGTTGAAATCACATCAATGAACCACGGCTTTGCAGTCGATGCACAAACCTTGCCTGAGGGTGTGCGTGAAACTCACGTATCGCTGTTTGATGGATCAAACTGTGGCATCAAAGTCGATGGAAAGCCTGTGTTTTCGGTACAATACCACCCCGAGGCCTCGCCCGGCCCGATGGATAGCTACTATCTGTTCGAGCGGTTCGCCGCCGCAATGGCAGAGCGCGAACCAGCATAA
- a CDS encoding glycosyltransferase family 2 protein, giving the protein MSFERLQIKSLPHETTDLLEAVRRGIAPAQTHRALHTAPDPSPIDPQRVRTPIGQILVDMGAVTAVDMARAVTARQRENVRIGDILLARGMVDEATLYNAIAVQYQAKVANFTKLAPDVRLIDKLGADECLKHGILPWRCAGGATIIASCRPEVFNTQRARLTEIFGPVRLAITSETALHDALLRSRQRALVDAAETRVAASESCREIDIKRLTRILSGGAVLAILLVTFFPDTAFIALTLWAVVTLMINSALKIAAAFVQARDAGRPQPILPLRRKPARLPIVSVMVPLFREREITARLVKRLSRIEYPRELIDICLVVEEDDQVTQAAIATANLPRWMRQITVPRGQVKTKPRALNFALDFCRGSIIGIWDAEDAPEPSQIHKVVRHFETASPDVACVQGVLDFYNARTNWLSRCFTVEYASWFRVVLPGYEKMGLVVPLGGTTLFFRRDAIEELGGWDAHNVTEDADLGLRLARHGYRTELIATVTEEEANCHAWPWIKQRSRWLKGYAMTWAVHMRSPRKLWQDLGPWRFFGVQALFLGTISQFVLAPFLWSFWAIVLGLPHPLRDALPREAFVALGTLFIMSEVSTVAVGLVATSTPKHKWLWPWVPTLHLYYPLATLAAAKGLWEIVTRPYYWDKTAHGRTDGCGTIDRTDTPPPVRTPRKPPLPSPAFTPDEVKPYRLGVDAIVTPPTGHPVTPPTHSEGFAHTRSNPRDLYLPFIPRGPQLSIKGRLSLGVTSTSKS; this is encoded by the coding sequence ATGTCGTTTGAGCGGCTTCAGATAAAATCACTCCCCCATGAGACAACGGACCTCTTGGAGGCCGTCAGACGGGGTATTGCACCCGCACAAACCCACCGCGCGCTGCACACCGCCCCCGACCCATCCCCCATAGACCCGCAACGCGTCCGCACGCCTATTGGACAGATTCTTGTCGATATGGGGGCCGTGACCGCCGTCGACATGGCACGCGCCGTCACGGCCCGCCAGCGGGAGAACGTGCGGATCGGGGATATCTTGTTGGCGCGCGGGATGGTTGACGAGGCCACGCTCTACAACGCGATTGCCGTGCAATACCAAGCCAAAGTGGCCAATTTCACGAAGCTTGCGCCCGATGTGCGCCTGATCGACAAACTGGGGGCCGACGAATGTCTCAAACACGGTATTTTGCCGTGGCGGTGCGCCGGAGGGGCAACCATCATTGCATCGTGTCGCCCCGAGGTGTTCAACACCCAACGCGCGCGCCTTACCGAGATATTTGGACCCGTCCGCCTTGCGATCACGTCAGAGACCGCATTGCACGATGCACTATTACGCTCGCGCCAACGCGCATTGGTCGATGCCGCAGAAACGCGCGTGGCGGCGTCCGAAAGCTGTCGCGAGATCGACATAAAACGTCTGACCCGCATTTTATCGGGCGGTGCGGTTTTGGCGATCTTGTTGGTGACGTTTTTTCCCGATACCGCGTTTATCGCACTGACCCTGTGGGCCGTTGTGACATTGATGATCAATTCCGCGCTCAAAATCGCCGCCGCCTTTGTTCAGGCACGCGATGCGGGGCGCCCCCAGCCTATTTTGCCGCTCAGGCGCAAACCCGCGCGCCTGCCGATTGTCTCCGTCATGGTGCCGCTGTTTCGCGAACGCGAAATCACCGCCCGTCTGGTCAAACGGTTGTCGCGGATCGAGTACCCGCGTGAGTTGATCGATATTTGCCTCGTGGTCGAAGAAGATGATCAGGTGACGCAGGCCGCAATTGCCACCGCCAACCTACCCCGCTGGATGCGTCAGATCACGGTTCCGCGCGGTCAGGTCAAAACCAAACCGCGCGCCTTGAACTTTGCACTCGATTTTTGCCGTGGATCGATCATTGGCATTTGGGACGCCGAGGACGCGCCTGAGCCGAGTCAGATCCACAAGGTGGTGCGCCATTTCGAAACCGCCTCACCCGATGTCGCCTGTGTTCAAGGTGTGCTAGATTTCTACAATGCGCGCACAAACTGGCTGTCTCGCTGTTTCACGGTTGAATATGCCTCGTGGTTCCGCGTGGTTCTGCCCGGCTATGAAAAGATGGGGCTTGTGGTTCCCCTCGGTGGCACCACGCTATTTTTCCGCCGTGACGCAATAGAGGAACTGGGCGGATGGGACGCGCATAACGTCACAGAGGACGCCGATCTGGGCTTGCGTCTGGCGCGCCATGGCTACCGAACCGAACTGATTGCGACCGTCACCGAAGAAGAGGCCAATTGCCACGCATGGCCGTGGATCAAACAGCGCTCTCGTTGGCTCAAAGGCTACGCCATGACATGGGCGGTGCACATGAGATCCCCGCGCAAACTATGGCAGGATTTGGGGCCGTGGCGCTTTTTTGGCGTTCAGGCTCTATTTTTAGGCACCATCAGCCAATTCGTTCTGGCGCCCTTTTTGTGGTCGTTTTGGGCCATCGTTCTGGGGCTGCCGCATCCGCTACGCGATGCCTTGCCGCGCGAAGCCTTTGTCGCACTCGGAACGCTTTTCATCATGTCTGAGGTGTCAACCGTTGCGGTCGGTTTGGTCGCCACGAGCACGCCCAAACACAAATGGCTTTGGCCGTGGGTGCCGACCCTCCATCTCTACTACCCCCTTGCAACCTTGGCCGCGGCCAAGGGGCTATGGGAGATCGTCACGCGTCCGTACTATTGGGATAAAACCGCACATGGGCGCACTGATGGTTGTGGTACAATCGACAGAACCGACACGCCGCCGCCGGTGCGGACGCCACGAAAACCGCCTCTGCCCTCACCCGCATTTACGCCCGATGAGGTCAAACCTTATCGCCTTGGGGTCGATGCCATCGTGACGCCCCCAACGGGTCATCCAGTGACACCACCGACACACAGTGAGGGGTTCGCACATACCCGAAGCAACCCACGCGATCTCTACCTGCCGTTTATTCCGCGCGGGCCACAACTGTCGATCAAAGGTCGATTGTCGTTGGGCGTAACGTCGACCTCAAAGTCGTAG
- a CDS encoding GntR family transcriptional regulator, whose translation MKETRTGQKDAYEMILEAIDTGTYRPGDRLVESELADRFGVSRTPIREALQRLETQSMLTRDGRSLIVASLDHNQMADLYVVRTELEGLAARLAARHATPEEARVLRDMVEEDRGLIGNPEALARANRRFHKQIHLASHNRYLVQQLDLVHRSMALLATTSLAVDGRGAEAIAEHDAIVTAIEAGDGATAHKALSNHISKAFVTRLKIDANKEV comes from the coding sequence ATGAAAGAGACACGCACGGGACAAAAAGACGCCTACGAGATGATTTTGGAGGCGATCGATACAGGCACATACAGGCCTGGGGACCGTTTGGTCGAAAGCGAGCTGGCCGATCGGTTTGGCGTATCGCGGACCCCCATTCGTGAGGCTCTTCAGCGGCTTGAAACGCAATCTATGCTGACCCGTGACGGGCGCTCTTTGATTGTGGCGTCATTGGACCACAACCAAATGGCTGACCTGTATGTGGTGCGTACCGAGCTTGAGGGGTTGGCCGCGCGTCTGGCCGCACGCCATGCGACCCCTGAAGAGGCGCGTGTGTTGCGCGATATGGTCGAGGAAGATCGCGGCTTGATCGGTAACCCAGAGGCCTTGGCACGGGCCAATCGTCGCTTTCACAAACAAATCCACCTTGCCTCGCACAATCGCTATCTGGTGCAACAACTTGATCTGGTGCACCGCTCAATGGCTTTATTGGCGACAACATCGCTTGCGGTTGATGGACGGGGTGCGGAAGCGATTGCCGAACATGACGCAATTGTCACGGCGATTGAGGCGGGAGATGGGGCAACGGCGCACAAGGCGCTCTCCAACCATATCTCGAAAGCCTTTGTGACCCGCCTCAAAATTGATGCCAACAAAGAGGTTTGA
- a CDS encoding pyrimidine 5'-nucleotidase, whose translation MVSDHFSHVQEWIFDLDNTLYPPSACLFEQIEPRMTAWVQRELNVSRDEANRLRHTYWRDYGTTLSGMMRLHGTDPLPYLTYVHDIDFSTLPADPALRAAIHALPGRKIVYTNGSEPYANRVLEARGLTGLFDAIYGIEHADFHPKPIAQAFDTILKKDGLAPYEAAMFEDDARNLEVPHALGMKTVHIAPNPLDPPAPYVHFHAADLTGFLSKILA comes from the coding sequence ATGGTAAGTGATCACTTTTCCCACGTCCAAGAGTGGATATTCGACCTCGACAACACGCTGTATCCGCCGTCAGCCTGCCTGTTCGAACAGATCGAGCCGCGCATGACCGCGTGGGTGCAGCGCGAGTTGAATGTATCGCGCGACGAGGCCAACCGCCTGCGTCACACTTATTGGCGCGATTATGGCACGACGTTGTCGGGGATGATGCGCCTGCATGGCACCGATCCATTGCCCTACCTCACCTATGTTCATGATATCGACTTTTCGACGCTGCCCGCCGATCCGGCATTGCGCGCCGCCATTCACGCGTTGCCCGGTCGCAAGATCGTCTACACCAACGGTTCGGAACCCTACGCCAATCGGGTTCTTGAGGCACGCGGGCTAACCGGACTATTTGATGCAATCTATGGCATTGAGCACGCCGATTTTCACCCCAAACCTATTGCGCAAGCGTTTGATACCATTCTCAAAAAAGACGGGCTTGCGCCCTATGAGGCTGCGATGTTCGAGGATGATGCGCGCAATCTCGAAGTGCCTCACGCCCTTGGCATGAAAACGGTTCATATCGCGCCCAACCCGCTTGACCCTCCCGCGCCATATGTGCACTTTCACGCGGCGGATCTCACTGGATTTTTGTCGAAAATACTCGCGTAA
- a CDS encoding FAD-dependent monooxygenase → MSTPQNNAQRLTVDVLVSGGGIAGMIAAAAFGASGFKTLMVDPTPPVTVGTDAGSDLRSTAFLRPARDLFERIGIWSVLEPYATPLEALRVVDTVGADGTPSEVRAERQFEGTETGNEPFGWNFLNWMIRRELAAVLPTIHNTQTRYGTGFKSMLTRTGEALVTLTDGTQVAAKLVIAADGRGSPVREAAGIGVKTTHYGQKSLSFTTFHDLPHNNVSTEIYREGGPFTMVPLADIDGRHASAVVWMNSGPRAVDLLNMAVPEFNAAMTERSAGLFGALELASHRGIFPIITQLADRLAAERVAVIAEAAHVLPPIGAQGLNTSLNDLAQLLDLACQTPASLGDRTMLDTYAKARHRDIAARAFVVDKFNRVVRSDTGILNSIRLMGLKAVHDIKPVRMGVMRAGLGPLT, encoded by the coding sequence ATGTCCACGCCCCAAAACAACGCCCAGCGCCTCACCGTTGATGTTCTTGTCAGCGGTGGCGGCATTGCCGGCATGATTGCCGCCGCCGCTTTTGGCGCAAGCGGGTTCAAGACACTGATGGTCGACCCTACCCCCCCCGTGACCGTTGGCACGGACGCAGGTTCAGACCTTCGTTCGACCGCGTTTTTGCGCCCTGCGCGCGATCTATTTGAGCGCATTGGCATCTGGTCCGTGCTCGAACCCTACGCCACCCCCCTTGAGGCGTTGCGTGTAGTCGACACGGTGGGCGCAGATGGCACACCGTCCGAGGTGCGCGCCGAGCGTCAATTCGAGGGCACAGAAACCGGCAACGAGCCGTTCGGGTGGAATTTTCTCAACTGGATGATCCGCCGTGAACTGGCCGCCGTCTTACCCACGATTCACAACACCCAAACGCGCTATGGCACAGGGTTCAAATCCATGTTGACCCGCACCGGAGAGGCCCTTGTGACACTCACCGATGGCACACAGGTCGCCGCAAAACTGGTGATTGCCGCAGACGGACGCGGCAGCCCCGTGCGCGAGGCCGCAGGAATCGGCGTCAAAACCACGCATTACGGGCAAAAATCGCTATCCTTCACCACCTTTCACGACCTGCCCCACAACAATGTCTCCACCGAGATTTACCGCGAAGGCGGGCCATTCACGATGGTGCCTTTGGCAGACATCGATGGTCGTCACGCCTCTGCCGTTGTGTGGATGAATAGTGGACCGCGTGCGGTGGATCTGCTCAATATGGCCGTGCCCGAGTTCAATGCCGCCATGACGGAACGCTCTGCGGGTTTGTTCGGCGCGCTCGAATTGGCCTCCCATCGCGGGATTTTCCCGATCATCACCCAACTGGCCGACAGACTTGCCGCCGAGCGTGTGGCGGTGATCGCGGAGGCCGCGCATGTCTTGCCGCCCATCGGCGCACAGGGGCTGAATACTTCGCTCAATGATCTGGCCCAACTGCTTGATTTAGCATGCCAAACCCCTGCATCACTCGGGGATCGCACTATGCTCGACACTTATGCCAAGGCGCGTCACCGTGACATTGCCGCCCGCGCGTTTGTGGTCGATAAATTCAACCGTGTCGTGCGCTCGGATACAGGAATTTTGAACTCAATCCGCCTGATGGGCCTCAAGGCCGTGCACGACATAAAGCCCGTTCGCATGGGCGTGATGCGTGCGGGACTTGGCCCCTTGACCTAA
- a CDS encoding aminotransferase class V-fold PLP-dependent enzyme — translation MPALRPDIDPDGLLEYSVVFTDRSLNHMSAAFQQVMRDIHDTLCEVYTAQTAVVVPGGGTYAMEAVARQLATDEDVMVIRNGWFSYRWTQIFETGSIPASETVLKARRTGNAIDAPFAPVPIDEAVVKIKEMKPKVVFAPHVETSSGMILPDDYIKALADAVHDEGGLMVLDCIASGCAWVDMAATGVDVLISAPQKGWSAQPSAGLVMLSERALGVVKSRQSTSFAVDLGKWLSIMEAYTGGAHAYHATMPTDALRAFRDTMMETKDYGFAKLCDAQWEQGTRVRAMLKSRGLKSVAAEGFEAPGVVVSYTSDPEVQSGRAFAALGMQIAAGVPLQCDEGPDYATFRLGLFGLDKLYDVDASVARLEAALDRVL, via the coding sequence ATGCCCGCCTTGCGCCCCGATATCGATCCCGATGGTCTTTTGGAATATTCGGTGGTCTTTACCGACCGCTCCCTCAATCATATGTCTGCGGCGTTTCAACAGGTTATGCGCGATATCCATGACACGCTGTGCGAGGTCTACACCGCGCAAACGGCTGTGGTCGTGCCTGGTGGTGGCACCTACGCGATGGAGGCCGTGGCGCGTCAACTGGCCACAGACGAGGACGTTATGGTCATCCGCAACGGATGGTTTTCCTACCGGTGGACCCAGATTTTCGAGACCGGCTCCATTCCTGCCTCCGAGACCGTTCTCAAAGCTCGCCGCACCGGCAATGCCATCGACGCACCGTTTGCGCCCGTGCCGATCGACGAGGCCGTGGTCAAGATCAAAGAGATGAAACCTAAGGTGGTCTTTGCACCGCATGTGGAAACCTCATCGGGCATGATCCTGCCCGACGATTACATCAAAGCGCTCGCGGACGCGGTGCACGACGAGGGTGGCCTGATGGTGCTTGATTGTATCGCATCGGGCTGTGCGTGGGTTGATATGGCCGCCACGGGCGTTGATGTGCTGATCTCGGCGCCGCAAAAAGGCTGGTCGGCGCAACCCTCGGCGGGTCTGGTGATGTTGTCCGAACGCGCACTTGGCGTGGTCAAATCCCGTCAATCGACATCCTTTGCGGTGGATTTGGGAAAATGGCTGAGCATCATGGAGGCGTATACGGGCGGCGCACATGCCTATCACGCCACCATGCCCACCGATGCGCTACGCGCATTCCGTGACACGATGATGGAAACCAAAGACTACGGGTTTGCCAAACTGTGTGACGCGCAATGGGAACAGGGCACCCGTGTGCGAGCAATGTTGAAATCCCGTGGCCTTAAATCCGTAGCGGCAGAGGGGTTTGAGGCTCCGGGTGTTGTTGTGTCCTACACGTCCGACCCCGAGGTCCAGTCTGGTCGTGCCTTTGCGGCGCTTGGAATGCAGATTGCCGCCGGTGTGCCGCTTCAGTGCGATGAGGGGCCTGATTATGCGACCTTCCGTCTCGGCCTGTTCGGATTGGACAAGCTCTATGACGTCGACGCCTCGGTGGCGCGTCTTGAGGCGGCGCTTGATCGGGTGCTGTGA